A genomic region of Melopsittacus undulatus isolate bMelUnd1 chromosome 5, bMelUnd1.mat.Z, whole genome shotgun sequence contains the following coding sequences:
- the GTF2E2 gene encoding transcription initiation factor IIE subunit beta, with protein MDPTLLRERELFKKRALSTPVVEKRPPPSSDSSSSKKKKAKVEQSGSSSSKQNTDHSNGSFNFKSLSGGSGYKFGVLAKIVNYMKTRHQRGDTHPLTLEEILDETQHLDIGLKQKQWLMSEALVNNPKIEVVDGKYAFKPKYNLKDKKALLRLLDKHDQRGLGGILLEDIEEGLPNAQKAIKALGDQIIFVNRPDKKKILFYNDKSCQFTVDEEFQKLWRSIPVDSMDEEKIEEYLKRQGISSMQETGPKKIAPIQRRKKPASQKKRRFKSHNDHLAGVLKDYSDVVPGKQ; from the exons ATGGACCCGACCTTATTGAGAGAGCGAGAGCTGTTCAAAAAGCGTGCCCTCTCCACACCGGTGGTAGAGAAACGTCCACCGCCGTCTTCAGACTCCTCTTCctcaaaaaagaagaaagctaaGGTAGAACAAAGTGGCTCCTCAAGCTCGAAACAAAACACAG ATCACAGCAATGGATCATTCAACTTCAAGTCCCTTTCAGGAGGCTCTGGCTACAAGTTTGGAGTTCTTGCTAAAATAGTGAATTACATGAAG ACTCGGCACCAGCGTGGTGACACACATCCATTAACCTTAGAAGAGATTTTGGATGAAACACAGCATTTAGATATTGGACTGAAACAGAAGCAATGGTTAATGAGTGAG GCTCTAGTCAACAATCCAAAAATAGAAGTTGTAGATGGGAAGTATGCTTTCAAACCCAAGTACAACTTGAAAGATAAAAAGGCTCTGCTCAGGCTCTTGGACAAGCATGACCAGCGAGGGCTGGGAGGAATCCTTTTGGAAGATATCGAGGAAGGGCTACCCAATGCACAGAAAGCTATAAAG gCTTTAGGGGACCAGATAATTTTTGTTAATCGCCCTGataagaagaaaattcttttctACAATGACAAGAGCTGTCAGTTCACTGTGGATGAAG AGTTTCAGAAGCTGTGGAGGAGCATTCCTGTGGATTCTATGGATGAGGAGAAGATTGAAGAGTACCTGAAACGACAGGGTATTTCTTCCATGCAAGAAACTGGACCAAAGAAAATA GCTCCTattcagaggaggaagaaacccGCTTCTCAGAAGAAACGTCGGTTTAAGAGTCACAATGATCACTTGGCTGGAGTATTAAAAGATTACTCTGATGTCGTTCCCGGCAAGCAGTGA
- the SMIM18 gene encoding small integral membrane protein 18 has protein sequence MATLNTTHWNETTSISQYLDFQVQKIYPFHDNWNTACFIILIIFIFTVVSLVVLAFLYELLDCCCCVKNKTVKDLENEPNPVRAMLNRFRKHETEVV, from the coding sequence ATGGCAACCCTCAACACCACTCACTGGAATGAGACTACATCCATTTCCCAGTATCTGGACTTTCAAGTGCAAAAGATTTACCCTTTCCATGATAACTGGAACACTGCCTGCTTTATTATTCTGATCATATTCATCTTTACTGTAGTATCTCTGGTGGTGTTGGCTTTCCTCTATGAACTGCTAGACTGTTGCTGCTGcgtgaaaaataaaactgtgaaaGACTTGGAGAATGAACCCAATCCCGTTAGAGCAATGTTGAACAGGTTCAGAAAGCATGAAACAGAGGTGGTGTAG